GATGTTTAGGTGTTCCAACCAAAAGGTTGGTCCAATAATGTCAACATGTTCTACAATGACCTTTCCTTTACTTTCAAAAGAGTTACCATTCTCCTCGTGAGTTGGAACAGTGTCTACTTTGTCCCTATAAACTGAGGATCCTTGTCGGAACATGACTGGTAATTTATTGTAGTCAATAgccaattcttcaattttcttttgcaaCTGACCACCCTTTAAACTATTCTGAGCTTCCCTTTTACTTTTTCCAGATGCAACTAGCTTCCAGAAACAAGAGTTATATTGATTGTTGATGTGGCAATCCACCTGTCTCCATGAAAGGTAGTCCCTTAGAATCTCAGTAGATGGATAGCACACTGCTCGCCCATCAAAGGAAGGAGGGTATTTTAACTCGCTTTGTGGGAAGAACTCGTTCCATCTCATCACATAAGTAGATGTGAAGAAAGACACAATTGCTGAAACCATTTTATTAGCTCTCCTTTGGTAAAGATTACTggttttcttaataataaaactgTACTCATCACTAACCCCATAGGCAAAGACTATATCCTCCCACAACTTTTCTAAGACAGCAACTGCACACAAATTCATCAGGTTAAGGGCTCTATCATCATTTGGCTTCACAAATTCATGTACCTCAGAAAATCTATGGAAGTGGCATCCATCTATTCGAACTACAATCCATGTAGATGGCATCAATTTGCTATCAAACTCAAAGGATCTCACATACTCTGGAGTCACATTGTTAATCTCTTCAATAAAACCACCAAGCTCCTTCAAAAGAACAATATGCTCATTCCAAAATCTCTTACCAGCTATTTTCTTGGAATGCACAGGGATTATCTTCCGTTTGTGCCTTTTAATTGGAGCACCGTTATCTGTGTATTTCACAACATCCTCTACCACTGTCTTCAGAACAAAAGAACCTTGTCGGTATATTGGCTCTAGTGTATTGTAATTGACATTGAACTCATCGAATAAAAGATTGTTTAGATCACTTTTGTCAAAACCCTTGATAAAATCCCATGCTTCCTTCTCATTCATTCCACGTTCAACAAGACGCCAAAGGCATTGTTCATGTTGATTACTCAAATGACAAATATTCTGCCGCCACAAAAGATAAGCTTGAAGGGCTTCTGTAGACGCACAAGGTATGACTCGCCCATGGAAGGAAGGAGGACTTTGCAGTTCCTTGTGCGGAAAGAATTCACCCCATTTTCTCACAAAAACAGAGGAGAAAAATGAAGTAATGATGGATAACACTTTGCTAGCACGCCTTTCATAAAACTTGGAGGTCTTCTTCAATACAAAAGTATACTCATCGCTAAATCCATATGCAAGGACTACATCTGCATACTCTTCAAGAATTTCAACAGCACAAGAGTTCATCAGCTTCAACGTGTTTAGATCATAAGGTTTATGAAGGCTACAGGCATTGATCCAAACAAGGATGATATTGGGAAACATGACCTCGTCTTCAACTTCAAAACACTTGACATACTCATATTTGCTGTTTGCCATTTTGCTTGCAAAAGTTTACAAATGTATCGCTTTTTCTTCTCGCATAAAACAACAACTACCACATGCTTGCGGGCTTTGCCCTTGTGCACAAAAGTGACAACCAACCGCCTACTCACTATTATTCATAGAATTAATGTCAATTATTTCAAAGCAAAACTTCAATCTTCCCCCACTAATCACTTCAAATAGGACTTGCAAATCCCGTGTTAAAATCAATATGCTGTGCTACCGTAACTAAAGCTTCCAAGGTTGGAGAACTAAAAAACAATGCAATTTGTGATTAGTTTCGGAAAACAATATAAACAGCTTATAAATTTCAAGTGTTCGTATTTGACCAAAAATATGATAAAGCCACCAACTGACACATTACATGAATATGTGCAAAGTGTTCTTAGGAAATTGGGAAGTTAAACACGCAAA
This genomic interval from Vigna radiata var. radiata cultivar VC1973A chromosome 8, Vradiata_ver6, whole genome shotgun sequence contains the following:
- the LOC106770861 gene encoding tRNA(His) guanylyltransferase 2, whose translation is MANSKYEYVKCFEVEDEVMFPNIILVWINACSLHKPYDLNTLKLMNSCAVEILEEYADVVLAYGFSDEYTFVLKKTSKFYERRASKVLSIITSFFSSVFVRKWGEFFPHKELQSPPSFHGRVIPCASTEALQAYLLWRQNICHLSNQHEQCLWRLVERGMNEKEAWDFIKGFDKSDLNNLLFDEFNVNYNTLEPIYRQGSFVLKTVVEDVVKYTDNGAPIKRHKRKIIPVHSKKIAGKRFWNEHIVLLKELGGFIEEINNVTPEYVRSFEFDSKLMPSTWIVVRIDGCHFHRFSEVHEFVKPNDDRALNLMNLCAVAVLEKLWEDIVFAYGVSDEYSFIIKKTSNLYQRRANKMVSAIVSFFTSTYVMRWNEFFPQSELKYPPSFDGRAVCYPSTEILRDYLSWRQVDCHINNQYNSCFWKLVASGKSKREAQNSLKGGQLQKKIEELAIDYNKLPVMFRQGSSVYRDKVDTVPTHEENGNSFESKGKVIVEHVDIIGPTFWLEHLNILDE